One window from the genome of Myxococcales bacterium encodes:
- a CDS encoding FHA domain-containing protein, protein MTEKLASSGTASLARQLAQELMAEPASVAPVLRVVRGSAAAPCVMPPAPCTVHIGRSEAATWRLDDASVSREQCIIERNEQGCFISDASRRGTQVGGVVITDRVGPLVSGQTISFGTVVLVYEEAASSSQAAALAAGSATVVPQHKAASVAPRTPIWWWLSLVLTLAALAWVLLS, encoded by the coding sequence GTGACGGAAAAGCTTGCGAGCAGCGGCACCGCCAGTCTGGCGCGGCAACTCGCGCAGGAGCTCATGGCTGAGCCTGCATCGGTGGCGCCGGTGTTGCGCGTGGTGCGCGGCTCCGCGGCAGCGCCATGCGTGATGCCGCCAGCGCCGTGCACAGTGCACATTGGGCGGAGCGAGGCCGCGACGTGGCGACTCGACGACGCCTCGGTATCGCGCGAGCAGTGCATCATCGAGCGCAATGAGCAGGGATGTTTTATCAGCGATGCGTCGCGCCGCGGCACCCAGGTGGGCGGCGTCGTCATTACCGATCGCGTCGGGCCCTTGGTCTCGGGCCAGACGATTTCATTTGGCACCGTGGTGCTCGTTTATGAAGAAGCGGCGTCGTCGTCGCAGGCCGCCGCGCTCGCCGCGGGTAGCGCCACGGTGGTGCCGCAGCACAAGGCGGCCTCGGTAGCGCCCCGCACGCCTATCTGGTGGTGGCTCTCCTTGGTGCTAACCCTCGCCGCGCTGGCTTGGGTGCTGCTGAGCTAG
- a CDS encoding MBL fold metallo-hydrolase produces the protein MTNSGQPTPPNAPLGAASVAAGPYTVRGISVAGIYTSIAVPQLDALFDIGVAMRSSAGCKHLFLSHAHADHIGALGALLGMRGILSGLPPLRIFLPAEIVDDVTAMLAPMSRMQRYGFAFELVPMLPDQIEPLYADLSVQAHRTFHPVPSLAFSLRRTVQRLRPEFSTLPGREIAERRRRGDDLFTPHTAVEIAYATDTLVNVLDGTPALAAARVLILECSFLDERKDVKTARAGCHIHLEELIERASLFTGEHLVLMHPSQLFSPAAARAIIEARLAPLLTPTVSLLAPTSGPWFG, from the coding sequence ATGACAAACTCTGGCCAGCCCACCCCGCCAAACGCCCCCTTGGGCGCGGCGAGCGTTGCCGCAGGCCCGTACACCGTGCGCGGTATTTCGGTCGCGGGCATCTATACCTCCATTGCCGTGCCGCAGCTCGATGCGCTGTTTGACATCGGCGTCGCCATGCGCTCGTCGGCGGGTTGCAAGCACCTTTTTTTGTCGCACGCCCACGCCGACCACATCGGTGCCCTCGGCGCCCTGCTCGGCATGCGCGGCATCTTGTCGGGGCTGCCGCCACTGCGCATTTTTTTACCCGCGGAGATTGTCGATGACGTCACCGCCATGCTTGCACCCATGTCGCGCATGCAGCGCTATGGCTTTGCCTTCGAGCTAGTCCCGATGCTGCCTGACCAAATTGAGCCGCTCTACGCCGACCTCTCGGTCCAGGCTCATCGCACCTTTCATCCGGTGCCGTCGCTGGCGTTTTCGTTGCGCCGCACCGTGCAGCGCCTGCGCCCCGAATTTTCCACGCTGCCCGGCCGCGAGATTGCCGAGCGCCGTCGCCGCGGCGATGACCTATTTACCCCACACACCGCGGTGGAAATCGCCTATGCGACCGATACGCTGGTCAACGTGCTCGACGGCACGCCTGCCCTCGCGGCGGCCCGCGTGCTCATCTTGGAATGTTCTTTCCTCGACGAACGCAAGGACGTCAAGACCGCACGCGCGGGGTGCCATATTCATCTCGAAGAGCTAATCGAGCGCGCGAGCCTGTTTACTGGCGAACACCTGGTGCTCATGCACCCCAGCCAGTTGTTTTCCCCGGCAGCGGCGCGCGCGATCATTGAGGCGAGGCTAGCGCCCTTGCTGACGCCAACGGTGTCGCTGCTCGCGCCTACCAGTGGACCGTGGTTTGGTTAA
- a CDS encoding M20/M25/M40 family metallo-hydrolase, giving the protein MNAEQVATAVATAHHLAATTRDVLAAWVAQNSFTGNIEGCQAMAALFVRDFAPLGWRQERRIGSGGACGDHVAWLSPAWDASRDGRVLLIGHHDTVFPPGEFEGYSETTLDHRFIARGPGVLDMKGGFFVVRCALLAMQQAQLLKHTPLALVTVADEETGSRDSAAWLQALASGAAAALVFESGRQRDQVVVARKGTGKVTLAVTGKAAHAGNALLTGRNAIWALAKVIDAVSGLTNEATGLSVNVGTVRGGTSANTVPAHAACDIDLRCERLADGEALIAAIHAIARRVAQGSETTIEVIGGFVRAPLAPTPASLALHATYAVCARAEGLGDEMSPLVGGGSDANTVAAIGVPVIDALGPRGQGFHTPGEYIEIESLGAKAAALVRYLCGHSA; this is encoded by the coding sequence ATGAACGCCGAGCAAGTCGCGACAGCCGTTGCAACCGCGCATCACCTAGCCGCGACCACGCGCGACGTGTTGGCGGCATGGGTGGCGCAGAATTCTTTTACTGGCAATATCGAAGGCTGCCAGGCAATGGCGGCGCTGTTCGTACGCGACTTCGCGCCGCTTGGCTGGCGGCAAGAGCGGCGCATCGGCAGCGGCGGAGCTTGCGGCGATCATGTCGCATGGCTTAGCCCAGCATGGGACGCCTCACGCGACGGGCGCGTGCTGCTGATTGGCCACCACGATACGGTGTTTCCGCCCGGCGAGTTTGAGGGCTACAGCGAGACAACTCTAGATCATCGTTTCATCGCGCGCGGCCCCGGCGTGCTCGACATGAAGGGTGGCTTTTTCGTCGTGCGCTGCGCGCTGCTGGCGATGCAGCAGGCTCAGCTCTTGAAACATACGCCGCTCGCGCTCGTGACGGTGGCCGATGAGGAGACCGGTTCGCGCGATAGCGCGGCGTGGTTGCAGGCACTGGCAAGCGGGGCGGCCGCGGCGTTGGTCTTTGAGTCGGGGCGGCAGCGCGATCAAGTGGTCGTCGCGCGCAAGGGCACCGGCAAGGTGACCCTGGCCGTAACCGGCAAGGCGGCGCACGCGGGCAATGCGCTGCTGACGGGACGCAACGCGATTTGGGCGTTGGCCAAGGTGATCGACGCCGTCTCAGGCCTCACCAATGAGGCCACCGGCCTTAGCGTAAATGTCGGTACGGTACGCGGCGGCACCAGCGCCAATACGGTGCCGGCGCACGCCGCCTGCGACATCGACTTGCGTTGCGAGCGGCTTGCGGATGGCGAGGCGCTTATCGCGGCCATTCACGCGATCGCACGGCGCGTCGCGCAGGGCAGCGAAACGACGATCGAGGTTATTGGTGGTTTTGTGCGAGCGCCGTTGGCGCCAACGCCGGCGAGTTTGGCGCTGCACGCCACGTATGCCGTCTGCGCGCGTGCCGAGGGGTTAGGCGATGAAATGTCGCCGCTGGTGGGCGGTGGCTCCGATGCCAATACCGTCGCCGCAATCGGCGTGCCGGTGATCGATGCCTTAGGCCCTCGCGGCCAAGGCTTTCATACGCCGGGCGAATACATCGAAATCGAGAGCCTTGGCGCCAAGGCGGCGGCGTTGGTGCGTTACTTGTGCGGCCACTCCGCTTAA
- a CDS encoding AarF/ABC1/UbiB kinase family protein codes for MGTYLLAALAALLLLSLAFGATRRMWVFTLTALRYGGLWLADALGLRWLACKVTGRPYERYTRPALMRRFCEDMGPTFVKFGQIIASSSGLFPDAYVKEFQKVLDAVKPIPYSVVTATIAKELGDKASLIATIEPVPLASASIAQVHCATLATGQDVVIKVQRPGIDKQTEADMKLLRFAASTAERFRRSAEIANPVGIVDDFAATMREELSFKKEAANLNQFNDIMAQHGHGNIRAPRPVAELVTDRVLVMERFRGVRVDQFDVIRARGLDGETQLVSGLRAWLQCVVFHGFFHGDVHAGNLMILDNDDLGFLDFGIVGRYGEAQKWLISEYMVAFAMGNFKRVAEIVLELADRRPPDLDMDRLVADLGAVYAPMRDTAFGKLNYAEVIPQIQAAVTKHKIRLPRELILITKQFLYFDRYAKGLAPNLNVFTDPRLIMGLMGDLQKARIEYEARKAALAATSAATSTASPA; via the coding sequence ATGGGAACCTACCTGCTTGCCGCCTTGGCGGCGCTGCTGCTGCTCAGCCTGGCCTTTGGCGCCACGCGGCGGATGTGGGTGTTCACGCTGACCGCGCTGCGCTACGGCGGCCTGTGGTTGGCGGATGCGCTGGGGCTGCGGTGGCTGGCGTGCAAGGTGACCGGACGCCCCTACGAGCGCTATACACGCCCCGCCCTGATGCGGCGGTTCTGCGAGGACATGGGGCCCACGTTCGTGAAGTTTGGCCAGATCATCGCGTCGTCGTCTGGGCTGTTCCCCGACGCGTATGTCAAAGAGTTCCAGAAGGTGCTCGATGCCGTCAAGCCGATTCCATATAGCGTCGTCACGGCGACCATCGCCAAGGAATTGGGCGACAAGGCCTCCTTGATCGCGACCATCGAGCCGGTGCCGCTGGCCTCGGCCTCGATCGCGCAGGTGCATTGCGCGACGCTCGCGACGGGGCAAGACGTCGTCATCAAGGTGCAGCGCCCTGGCATCGACAAGCAAACCGAGGCTGACATGAAGCTGCTCCGCTTTGCCGCGAGCACGGCCGAGCGCTTCCGCCGTAGCGCCGAAATCGCCAATCCCGTCGGCATCGTCGATGATTTTGCGGCGACGATGCGCGAGGAGTTGTCGTTTAAAAAAGAGGCGGCGAACCTAAACCAGTTCAACGACATCATGGCGCAACACGGCCACGGCAACATTCGCGCGCCACGGCCCGTTGCGGAGCTGGTGACGGATCGCGTGTTGGTGATGGAGCGGTTTCGCGGCGTGCGCGTCGATCAGTTTGACGTCATACGCGCGCGCGGGCTTGATGGCGAGACGCAGCTGGTTAGCGGTCTGCGCGCGTGGCTGCAGTGCGTGGTGTTCCACGGCTTTTTTCATGGCGACGTGCACGCCGGCAACTTGATGATCTTAGACAACGATGATCTTGGCTTCCTCGATTTCGGGATTGTCGGGCGCTACGGCGAGGCGCAGAAGTGGCTGATCTCGGAATACATGGTCGCCTTTGCGATGGGTAATTTTAAGCGCGTCGCCGAGATCGTGCTGGAGCTGGCGGATCGGCGGCCGCCGGACCTAGACATGGATCGCCTGGTCGCGGACTTGGGCGCGGTCTACGCCCCGATGCGCGATACGGCGTTTGGCAAGCTCAACTACGCCGAGGTCATCCCGCAGATCCAGGCGGCCGTCACCAAGCACAAGATTCGCCTGCCGCGCGAGCTTATCCTCATCACCAAGCAGTTTCTTTATTTCGATCGCTACGCCAAAGGCCTGGCGCCCAACCTAAATGTCTTCACCGATCCGCGGCTCATTATGGGCCTCATGGGCGATTTACAAAAAGCGCGCATTGAGTATGAGGCGCGCAAGGCGGCGTTGGCTGCGACCTCGGCCGCGACGTCGACCGCGTCACCCGCATAA
- the nadB gene encoding L-aspartate oxidase has translation MSTSRDNSHTTRAQTAYLETDYLVLGSGIAGLNFALQAAPHGKVLVVAKKALDDTATNWAQGGVAAVLAETDSFDKHIEDTLTVGDGLCDRAIVEMVVREGPAQVRRLLELGVNLARGTDGELDLTREGGHSERRVVHYQDITGREIQRAMLAAAAAHPNITIIHDHIAVDLLSMAKYGGDAACFGAYILDSHSGEVKTVVAGATVLATGGAGKVFVYTSNPDVATGDGIAMAYRIGAVVSDLEFVQFHPTVLFHPHAKSFLISEALRGEGGILRHLPRTPGEVGATFMENYHPLKSLGPRDVVARAIDNELKKTGADAVGLDMTHLPADFVRERFPNIYERCLALGIDMTKQPIPVVPAAHYMCGGVKTDEFGQTSVRNLFAVGETASTGLHGACRLASNSLLEGMVFSTRAAAAAKLVTPVRPSNIAPWSSGDATDSQDAIVVSLNWDEIRRFMWSYVSIVRSDKRLERARRRIEVLREEIREYYWDFKITSDLVELRNLALVAHLIIESARRRKESRGLHYSLDYPTKFSEPMHTELQLTNGPTA, from the coding sequence ATGAGCACCAGCCGCGACAATTCCCACACCACCCGCGCGCAGACGGCCTACCTAGAAACCGACTACTTAGTGCTCGGCTCGGGCATTGCGGGCCTCAACTTCGCGCTGCAGGCCGCACCGCACGGCAAGGTGCTCGTCGTTGCCAAAAAGGCACTCGACGATACCGCGACCAATTGGGCGCAAGGCGGCGTAGCCGCGGTGCTCGCCGAGACCGACTCCTTCGATAAGCACATCGAGGACACGCTCACCGTCGGCGACGGCCTATGCGACCGCGCCATCGTCGAGATGGTGGTGCGCGAGGGCCCGGCGCAGGTGCGCCGCCTGCTCGAACTCGGCGTCAATCTCGCGCGCGGCACCGATGGCGAGCTCGATCTTACGCGCGAGGGCGGCCACTCCGAGCGCCGCGTCGTGCACTACCAAGACATCACCGGCCGCGAAATCCAACGCGCCATGCTCGCCGCGGCCGCGGCACATCCCAACATCACGATCATCCACGATCACATCGCGGTCGACTTGCTCTCGATGGCCAAGTACGGCGGCGACGCGGCGTGCTTTGGCGCGTACATTCTCGACAGCCACAGCGGCGAGGTCAAGACCGTCGTCGCCGGCGCCACCGTGCTCGCCACCGGCGGCGCCGGCAAGGTCTTCGTCTATACCTCTAACCCCGACGTCGCGACCGGCGACGGCATAGCCATGGCCTATCGCATCGGCGCCGTCGTCAGCGATCTCGAGTTCGTGCAGTTTCACCCCACCGTGCTCTTTCATCCCCACGCCAAGAGCTTCCTCATCTCGGAAGCCTTGCGCGGTGAAGGCGGCATCTTGCGCCACCTACCGCGCACGCCAGGCGAGGTCGGCGCGACCTTCATGGAAAACTATCATCCGCTCAAATCGCTCGGGCCGCGCGATGTCGTCGCGCGCGCCATTGACAACGAGCTCAAGAAAACCGGCGCCGACGCGGTGGGTCTGGACATGACGCATCTGCCCGCCGACTTTGTCCGCGAGCGCTTTCCCAACATTTATGAACGCTGCCTGGCACTCGGCATCGACATGACCAAGCAGCCCATCCCCGTCGTGCCCGCGGCGCACTATATGTGCGGCGGCGTCAAGACCGACGAATTTGGCCAAACCAGCGTTAGAAACTTGTTTGCCGTCGGCGAGACCGCGAGCACGGGGTTGCACGGCGCGTGCCGCCTTGCGTCCAACTCGCTGCTTGAGGGCATGGTGTTTTCCACTCGCGCCGCTGCCGCCGCCAAGCTCGTCACGCCGGTGCGGCCAAGCAACATCGCGCCGTGGAGCTCCGGCGACGCCACCGATTCGCAAGACGCCATCGTGGTGTCACTCAACTGGGACGAGATCCGCCGCTTCATGTGGAGCTACGTCAGCATCGTGCGCAGCGACAAGCGCCTCGAGCGCGCGCGCCGCCGCATCGAGGTCTTGCGCGAAGAAATCCGCGAGTACTATTGGGACTTCAAGATCACCAGCGATCTGGTCGAATTGCGCAACCTCGCGCTCGTCGCGCACCTCATCATCGAGAGCGCGCGCCGCCGCAAGGAGTCGCGCGGCCTTCACTATAGCCTCGACTACCCGACAAAATTCTCCGAGCCCATGCACACCGAGCTGCAGCTCACCAACGGCCCGACGGCGTGA
- a CDS encoding serine/threonine protein kinase yields MRDEHGSLEALCRLGEQVDPDERTRIWRHAISTLSSSEVAPSALERLDPLHIMQGIRVALATGQIRDLDWLPSAPAYLALYHLASVLPPGTERRDLGRMVLEKFRQCDAQTFVQLADRLALGARDAFSEPSVRLRLGAEFIHCPLQAAHTRVLARLALTMIARSELREAWLVDRSMGSLTSRRVAARMLELAARHATYLTGTDNGPMAVLTGAQVSDVMARLLLDREPLVWRHAAIARGLLALHDTQLATSIQNELDGGNTSAWRHGATSLASMLERQGHAAKPRLVAAIDRICHQDAGVSRAFLMGLEGALLTFPDLSDDLACHIVLRGGLDAALGLAELRRALGDVAPRATSNAIANIEQHAWQGRDPSEQTLLDDTALQLDLTVAPSTLCTLLAAARDGMRNGDAELAVKMTTLALGEMRVMLTRLQAADLSPHDELLLLVDIDRELLTDSMIHALLALTTASSQRLGKELEDILVEFEHILMAAEHEPVMAHPVPHETLRMWRLRALLRLIDRDALDIDNAAGRARRIATVIALARRAAQEQSSLQRLVSAAMMRAWDALLRDQALDVTELLFATATLFDPHYDVTALCQATRYPHAARLLANYAALTKASWAISGPRDVAALEAAVEAARVLVEELPIAVSARADALRLACVRFVEAIAGLTRSSTIAVANPFIHLLAAASRELAALASGSARRLGLPELGALGTTIGDVAITATRPAAHQNGEFSDAVADAGGALREGLLPAFGNLAYAALVTYAALPVGDLIAATAAANMPAGGKDRWMRAIDASESVELPDWMPLSRIVGGFLVERALGSGNSGSVFVARRRGKRNTDNPDDTVAVKVPDFDSGVARNLTQHEFERLFREEAGALLALPNHVNLARFISFDATAKPKPILVMEYVRGPTLEQLLDSQRMDITTALSIADDIAAGLLAMHDVNLAHLDLKPANVVIRHFGTPRARAVLVDFGLAGRQLRRGCGSPHYGAPEVWGTPGARTSPLPTDVYAFACLAYELCTGQPLVVGSTLQGVLGKHLAGTPAKDAYWRFATKLGAPHLADVLAASLSRDPAGRPPITVLKQALLDHHALFAASKWPL; encoded by the coding sequence ATGCGCGACGAGCATGGCTCGCTAGAAGCCTTATGCCGTCTCGGCGAACAGGTCGACCCCGACGAGCGGACGCGCATTTGGCGCCACGCCATCTCGACGCTTTCGTCCAGCGAGGTCGCGCCCTCGGCGCTTGAACGCCTCGATCCGCTACACATCATGCAGGGGATCCGCGTCGCGCTGGCGACGGGCCAAATTCGCGACCTCGATTGGCTGCCATCGGCGCCGGCCTATCTCGCGCTCTATCACCTTGCCTCGGTGCTGCCACCTGGCACCGAACGCCGCGACCTTGGCCGCATGGTCCTCGAAAAATTCCGTCAATGCGACGCGCAGACCTTCGTCCAGTTGGCCGACCGCTTGGCGCTCGGCGCGCGCGATGCCTTCTCGGAGCCGTCGGTGCGGTTGCGACTGGGCGCCGAGTTTATCCATTGCCCGCTGCAGGCCGCGCACACCCGCGTGCTCGCGCGCCTTGCGCTGACCATGATCGCCCGCAGCGAGCTCCGTGAGGCGTGGCTGGTCGACCGCTCCATGGGCTCGCTCACCTCGCGCCGCGTCGCCGCGCGCATGCTCGAGTTGGCGGCGCGCCATGCCACCTACCTTACCGGCACCGACAACGGCCCGATGGCGGTGCTCACCGGCGCCCAGGTAAGTGACGTCATGGCGCGGCTGCTCCTCGATCGCGAGCCGTTAGTGTGGCGACACGCCGCCATCGCGCGCGGCCTCTTGGCCCTGCACGACACCCAGCTCGCCACCTCGATCCAAAACGAGCTCGATGGCGGCAACACCTCGGCCTGGCGCCACGGCGCCACCTCGCTCGCGTCCATGCTCGAGCGGCAGGGCCACGCCGCCAAGCCGCGCCTCGTCGCCGCCATCGATCGCATTTGTCATCAAGATGCCGGGGTGAGCCGCGCCTTTTTGATGGGGCTCGAGGGCGCGCTCCTCACCTTCCCGGATCTCTCGGACGACCTTGCTTGTCACATCGTGTTGCGCGGTGGCCTCGACGCCGCGCTTGGGCTGGCGGAGCTACGCCGCGCCCTAGGCGACGTCGCGCCGCGCGCCACGAGCAATGCGATTGCCAACATTGAACAACACGCCTGGCAGGGTCGCGACCCTTCTGAGCAAACCTTGCTCGATGACACCGCGCTGCAGCTCGACCTCACCGTGGCGCCGAGCACGCTCTGCACCCTGCTCGCCGCAGCGCGCGATGGCATGCGCAACGGCGATGCCGAGCTCGCGGTCAAGATGACCACGTTGGCCCTCGGCGAGATGCGCGTCATGCTCACCCGCTTGCAAGCGGCTGACCTGTCGCCCCACGATGAACTGCTCTTGCTCGTGGATATCGACCGCGAGTTGCTCACCGACAGCATGATCCACGCCCTGCTCGCCCTCACCACGGCCTCAAGCCAGCGACTGGGCAAGGAGCTGGAAGATATTTTGGTCGAATTCGAACACATCTTGATGGCCGCCGAACACGAACCCGTCATGGCGCATCCGGTGCCGCATGAGACGCTGCGGATGTGGCGGTTGCGCGCGCTGCTGCGACTCATTGATCGAGACGCGCTCGACATCGACAATGCCGCCGGTCGGGCGCGGCGCATTGCCACGGTCATCGCGCTGGCGCGGCGTGCGGCGCAAGAGCAGTCCTCGCTGCAACGCTTGGTCTCGGCCGCGATGATGCGCGCGTGGGATGCGCTGCTGCGCGACCAGGCGCTCGACGTTACCGAATTGCTCTTTGCGACCGCGACGCTGTTCGATCCACACTACGACGTCACTGCTTTATGCCAAGCCACCCGTTATCCGCATGCGGCTCGTTTGCTCGCCAACTACGCCGCGCTTACCAAGGCAAGTTGGGCGATCTCCGGACCTCGTGATGTGGCGGCCCTTGAGGCGGCCGTCGAGGCCGCGCGGGTGCTGGTCGAGGAATTGCCGATCGCCGTCTCGGCACGGGCCGATGCGTTGCGCCTGGCCTGCGTGCGTTTTGTCGAGGCCATTGCGGGCCTCACACGCAGCTCCACGATTGCGGTGGCCAACCCGTTCATTCATCTGCTTGCCGCCGCCAGCCGCGAACTCGCCGCCTTGGCCTCTGGCAGCGCGAGGCGGCTGGGGCTGCCGGAGCTTGGCGCGCTTGGGACTACCATCGGCGACGTCGCCATCACCGCAACGCGGCCGGCGGCGCATCAAAATGGCGAATTTAGCGATGCCGTGGCCGATGCGGGCGGCGCGCTGCGCGAGGGCCTCTTGCCGGCGTTTGGCAACCTCGCCTATGCGGCGCTCGTCACCTACGCGGCCCTCCCCGTCGGCGATCTCATCGCCGCGACCGCCGCGGCAAACATGCCCGCCGGCGGCAAAGATCGCTGGATGCGCGCCATCGATGCCAGCGAGAGCGTCGAGCTGCCCGATTGGATGCCGCTGTCGCGCATTGTCGGCGGCTTTCTCGTTGAGCGCGCGCTGGGATCGGGCAACAGCGGCTCGGTGTTTGTCGCGCGTCGCCGCGGCAAGCGCAACACGGACAATCCCGACGATACGGTCGCGGTGAAGGTGCCGGATTTCGATAGCGGCGTGGCGCGTAACCTCACGCAACACGAGTTCGAACGCCTGTTTCGCGAAGAGGCCGGCGCCTTGCTCGCGCTGCCCAATCACGTCAACCTCGCGCGCTTCATCAGCTTTGATGCCACCGCCAAGCCCAAGCCGATCTTGGTCATGGAATACGTGCGGGGCCCAACGCTCGAACAACTGCTCGATAGCCAACGCATGGACATCACCACGGCCTTGTCGATCGCTGACGACATCGCCGCGGGGCTGCTCGCCATGCACGACGTCAACCTCGCGCATCTCGATCTCAAGCCCGCCAACGTCGTCATTCGCCATTTCGGCACGCCGCGCGCGCGCGCCGTGCTCGTCGACTTCGGTCTCGCCGGGCGCCAGTTGCGGCGCGGCTGCGGCAGCCCGCACTATGGTGCGCCGGAGGTGTGGGGCACGCCGGGTGCGCGCACGTCGCCGCTGCCAACCGATGTCTATGCGTTTGCCTGCCTCGCCTACGAATTGTGTACCGGCCAGCCGTTGGTCGTGGGCTCCACGCTGCAAGGCGTCCTCGGCAAGCACCTCGCCGGTACGCCGGCAAAAGACGCCTATTGGCGCTTTGCTACCAAGCTGGGTGCGCCGCACCTCGCCGACGTGCTCGCGGCCTCGCTATCGCGCGACCCCGCCGGGCGACCGCCCATCACCGTGCTCAAGCAAGCGCTGCTCGATCACCACGCCCTCTTCGCCGCCAGCAAGTGGCCGTTGTGA
- the xth gene encoding exodeoxyribonuclease III, translating to MKIATWNVNSLRMRAARVTAWLATHAPDVLCLQETKVEDAKFPRSLLEDAGYHVEFHGQKSYNGVAIAAKAPMTDVRRGFGDGGDDAQARCIGATVAGWRVYSLYVPNGQEVGSDKYHYKLAWLARLVALAKIETQAAPRVALCGDFNIAPADNDVHDPAAWREAVLCSTPERQRLEELLACGFRDGFRALYPEARAFSWWDYRGASFFRDKGLRIDHVLCSAGAQALLAAVEIDRDERKGEGASDHAPVMATFRDA from the coding sequence GTGAAGATCGCGACCTGGAACGTCAACTCCTTGCGCATGCGTGCCGCCCGCGTGACGGCCTGGCTCGCCACGCACGCGCCTGATGTGTTGTGTTTGCAGGAGACCAAGGTCGAAGATGCCAAATTCCCCCGCTCACTGCTGGAGGACGCTGGCTACCACGTCGAATTTCATGGGCAGAAGTCGTATAACGGGGTGGCCATCGCGGCGAAAGCGCCAATGACCGACGTGCGGCGCGGATTTGGCGACGGCGGCGATGACGCGCAGGCGCGATGTATCGGTGCCACGGTCGCGGGCTGGCGCGTTTATAGTCTCTACGTGCCAAATGGGCAGGAAGTGGGTAGCGACAAGTATCACTACAAGCTGGCGTGGTTGGCGCGCTTGGTCGCGCTCGCAAAAATCGAGACGCAGGCCGCGCCGCGCGTCGCACTGTGTGGCGATTTCAACATCGCACCCGCCGACAACGACGTCCACGATCCCGCGGCGTGGCGCGAAGCCGTGTTGTGCTCGACGCCGGAGCGTCAGCGCCTCGAAGAGCTCTTGGCATGCGGTTTTCGCGACGGCTTTCGCGCGCTCTATCCCGAGGCGCGCGCGTTTAGCTGGTGGGACTACCGAGGCGCATCGTTTTTCCGCGATAAGGGGCTGCGCATCGACCACGTGCTATGCAGCGCGGGTGCGCAGGCGTTGCTGGCGGCGGTCGAGATTGATCGCGACGAGCGCAAGGGCGAAGGTGCCAGCGATCACGCCCCGGTGATGGCGACGTTTCGCGACGCGTAG
- a CDS encoding polyhydroxyalkanoic acid system family protein, whose amino-acid sequence MALEIEHQHALPEPEAKARLEALGEYFANRHKLKIAWPSPSKATVSGKYAMISIVAEIELAGPGRIKLRGPDPGFLMRKKAEEYLRKKLTTYLNPATPLADLDRG is encoded by the coding sequence ATGGCGCTAGAAATCGAACACCAACACGCGCTCCCCGAGCCCGAAGCCAAGGCGCGCCTCGAAGCCCTCGGCGAGTACTTTGCCAACCGCCACAAGCTTAAAATTGCCTGGCCGTCGCCAAGCAAGGCGACCGTGAGTGGCAAGTACGCCATGATCTCCATCGTTGCCGAAATCGAGCTGGCCGGCCCAGGTCGCATCAAGCTGCGCGGGCCCGACCCCGGCTTTCTCATGCGAAAAAAGGCCGAGGAATACCTGCGCAAGAAGCTCACGACGTATCTCAACCCCGCGACGCCGCTCGCTGACCTCGATCGCGGCTAA
- a CDS encoding lytic transglycosylase domain-containing protein, with translation MPPCYHIFMRWLGMAAAALGLALAFGGGAGGGVTSAAADIYSHTDADGELYFTNIAPRGAERKKWKKVLVSEPEAGSKASAKRGACVGCDRVPARDMSAERFTRYDVYIYEAAALYQLPPALIRAVMHTESNYDPNVVSGAGAQGLMQLMPGTATEQGVQNAFDPRENILGGARYLRLMANRFSGDLALTAAAYNAGPGAVAKYNNSVPPYRETMAYVARVQERYAMYLAQEQAGKK, from the coding sequence ATGCCGCCTTGTTACCATATTTTTATGAGATGGCTGGGGATGGCTGCGGCGGCGTTGGGGCTGGCGCTAGCCTTTGGCGGCGGCGCGGGCGGTGGCGTGACGAGCGCGGCGGCGGACATTTACTCCCACACCGACGCCGACGGCGAGCTCTACTTTACCAATATTGCGCCGCGCGGTGCCGAGCGGAAAAAGTGGAAAAAGGTGCTCGTCTCCGAACCGGAGGCGGGCTCGAAGGCCTCCGCCAAGCGCGGGGCGTGTGTCGGGTGTGATCGGGTGCCGGCGCGCGATATGTCGGCCGAGCGGTTTACGCGTTACGACGTCTATATCTATGAAGCCGCTGCGCTGTATCAGCTGCCACCTGCGCTCATTCGTGCGGTGATGCATACCGAGAGCAACTACGATCCCAATGTTGTCTCCGGCGCCGGCGCGCAAGGGCTGATGCAGCTCATGCCCGGCACCGCGACCGAGCAAGGGGTGCAAAATGCGTTTGACCCGCGTGAAAATATTTTAGGCGGTGCACGCTACCTGCGGCTGATGGCGAATCGCTTCAGCGGCGACTTGGCGTTAACCGCGGCGGCGTACAACGCGGGCCCGGGCGCGGTGGCGAAATATAATAATAGCGTGCCGCCGTATCGCGAGACCATGGCCTACGTGGCGCGGGTGCAGGAGCGGTACGCGATGTACCTAGCGCAAGAACAAGCCGGCAAGAAGTAG